From the Theobroma cacao cultivar B97-61/B2 chromosome 2, Criollo_cocoa_genome_V2, whole genome shotgun sequence genome, one window contains:
- the LOC18607706 gene encoding uncharacterized protein LOC18607706, which yields MAATLSLYLRSLCISISRFHNKIIQRPLCSSSLSSFSSLTFPQAQSLSITNSSNSNHSNNYPLSLLEKELEQDEEQVFDSEAEERDSNDDEDGFGIENAEEGTPVNLGLEVIAKNSEVNKVKLPNLTVKEKKELASYAHSLGKKLKSQLVGKSGVTDNVVFSFLETLEANELLKVKIHNTCPGELEDVVNQLEQATGSVVVGQIGRTVIIYRPSLTKMKVEEKKRESQRVFMRRQSRMKPALMQQKGPSPRSSGRGRRGTSKV from the exons ATGGCGGCAACACTTAGCCTCTACCTGAGATCTCTTTGCATCTCAATCTCAAGATTCCacaataaaatcattcaaaggcccctttgttcttcttctctttcatcCTTCTCTTCGCTCACTTTCCCTCAAGCCCAATCTCTCTCTATTACCAATTCCTCAAATTCAAACCACAGTAACAATTACCCTTTATCCTTGCTAGAGAAAGAACTAGAACAAGACGAAGAACAAGTATTTGACTCTGAAGCTGAAGAACGTGATAGCAATGATGATGAGGATGGTTTTGGGATTGAAAATGCTGAAGAGGGTACCCCGGTAAATTTGGGTTTGGAGGTGATTGCGAAAAATTCCGAGGTTAACAAAGTGAAACTACCGAATCTAACGgttaaggaaaagaaagaactgGCTTCTTATGCACACAGTTTAGGGAAGAAGTTAAAGTCTCAACTGGTGGGTAAATCTGGTGTTACTGATAATGTCGTGTTCTCTTTTCTAGAGACTCTTGAAGCCAATGAACTTCTAAAG GTCAAAATTCACAATACCTGTCCAGGAGAGCTAGAGGATGTGGTGAACCAACTGGAGCAAGCAACTGGTTCTGTTGTGGTTGGTCAAATTGGCCGAACTGTGATCATATACAGGCCTAGTCTCACCAAAATGAAAGTTGAGGAGAAAAAGAGGGAGTCTCAGAGAGTTTTTATGAGAAGGCAGTCAAGGATGAAACCTGCATTGATG CAGCAGAAAGGACCATCGCCCAGATCATCTGGACGTGGTAGAAGGGGAACCAGCAAGGTTTGA
- the LOC18607707 gene encoding protein terminal ear1 homolog: MGERTDVAQTQSSLNPEAPEFFPARNALVSDPCPVFSPQNPPLLHYQTLPSPYPHAFSAPLFSHPFCPYPHQHAVPLHFFTPEKAAAAASVTEPFSSLLEPLNTEMVLEEEEAQKHKVMGRKENVGGARGSNRSKHFLRNKRYGKEGFVRADQSQSRKKYWRAKPSSDAGDQQFGRNFEASFEYPRKVQVWAGNNKREKHPPIPLKYDGKETTIMIRNIPNRYTREMLKDFLDQHCMLTNRDQVQSQNGDADEEPLLSAFDFLYLPIDFVTKSNKGYAFVNFTNPQAARKFFDAWHHKRWQCFQSHKICEIYCAKLQGMEQLVKHFERMEFPSEDFQPVSFDPSRDGSKQLAEETRVGRCRGSRCTKPNLSHQLMT; this comes from the exons ATGGGGGAAAGAACTGATGTTGCTCAAACTCAAAGTAGCTTAAACCCAGAAGCTCCGGAGTTCTTCCCTGCTAGAAATGCTCTAGTTTCAGATCCTTGTCCCGTGTTTTCACCCCAAAACCCTCCTTTACTTCACTATCAAACCCTACCATCTCCTTATCCCCATGCTTTCTCGGCTCCACTCTTCTCTCACCCTTTTTGCCCCTACCCACATCAACATGCGGTACCGCTCCATTTCTTCACCCCAGAGAAGGCGGCTGCTGCTGCGTCGGTGACTGAACCGTTCTCTTCCTTGCTGGAACCTTTGAACACTGAGATGGTgcttgaagaagaagaagcgcAGAAGCACAAAGTCATGGGTCGAAAGGAAAACGTGGGAGGTGCCAGGGGAAGCAATAGAAGTAAGCATTTTTTGAGGAATAAAAGATATGGGAAAGAAGGGTTTGTAAGGGCTGATCAGAGTCAATCGCGCAAGAAATACTGGAGGGCTAAGCCTAGTAGTGATGCTGGAGACCAGCAGTTTGGTAGAAATTTTGAAGCTTCGTTTGAGTACCCGAGGAAGGTTCAAGTTTGGGCCGGTAataacaagagagagaaacatCCACCGATTCCACTAAAATATGATGGAAAGGAAACGACGATCATGATAAGGAACATACCAAACAGATACAC GCGGGAGATGTTGAAGGATTTTCTTGACCAGCATTGCATGCTGACGAATAGAGATCAGGTACAATCCCAGAATGGTGATGCAGATGAAGAACCTTTATTGTCAGCGTTCGATTTCCTGTACCTTCCGATAGATTTTGT TACCAAGTCAAACAAGGGTTATGCATTTGTAAActtcacaaacccacaagCCGCTAGGAAGTTTTTCGATGCATGGCACCATAAACGTTGGCAATGTTTTCAGTCACACAAGATTTGTGAAATATATTGTGCTAAACTCCAG GGCATGGAGCAGTTGGTGAAGCACTTTGAGAGGATGGAATTTCCTTCTGAGGACTTCCAACCAGTGAGCTTCGACCCATCTCGTGACGGTTCAAAGCAATTGGCGGAAGAAACCAGAGTCGGAAGATGCAGAGGCTCTAGGTGTACCAAACCAAATCTAAGCCACCAGCTGATGACATGA